One stretch of Priestia megaterium DNA includes these proteins:
- a CDS encoding ATP-dependent helicase, protein MQRALYQNQILNLAITARDRFQYLYEASLRGEMTCAHCGEPVKLYLGIEHSPYFYHAQVPHEREECSDTLSETTAVQQIKENPAEYRETNGFRIPKGRAIGEKSSTVKEKATWRSSAPFSSVPAFRLKPAVPKHSDSPYLNEFKESGIELDSNQWKAVTHSEGPLLILAGAGSGKTRVLTARTAYMIQEKQIDPKSIMLVTFTAKSAKEMKERLATYPKMSGLHLRQMLVGTFHSIFLRMIVHHNPQAWQMDRLLKWDWQKEQIVKEAARELHVDEKDFPFDQALQQIGYWKNTLVGVKDVRPKDKWEQDVHFLYRRYEEVKKQKQLFDFDDMLYGCYEMLKQNPDLLTRYQKRFRYFLIDEFQDINKVQYKIMKMLSEDSKNLCVVGDDDQSIYAFRGSDPSFILNFEKDFANTTVITLNQNYRSAHAIVSSANKVIARNTARRQKEMAAQFDNELRPTFFFPYDEEEEATMIVTDMKEKIKQGASPTDFAVLYRTHASSRAIFERLSQSNLPFSIEQDADSFYKRRMVRSLLSFLRLSVNPNDASSLQDLVNALFLKKTAVNDLKAASILHDGTFIDALEYLQDLKPFQQKKLKKVIPLFKSLKSMSPSLALETISKDMGFDDFVKKRGNEGNMMEKGSDDVRDLKVVARKFKTVPELLEHVDHMIAMNTEMKALSKQFNESIQLTTIHRAKGLEYKHVYVLSSVDGGLPHDYALEAYRGGDDMPLQEERRLLYVAMTRAQNSLYLSVPQTRRGKTAYPSRFLKTFIKKV, encoded by the coding sequence TTGCAACGTGCACTTTATCAAAATCAGATACTTAATCTCGCTATAACGGCTAGAGACCGATTTCAATATTTATATGAAGCTAGTCTCCGAGGAGAAATGACATGTGCTCACTGCGGAGAACCAGTTAAATTATATCTGGGGATTGAGCATTCTCCTTACTTTTATCATGCTCAAGTTCCCCATGAAAGAGAAGAGTGTTCAGACACACTATCAGAAACAACAGCTGTACAACAAATAAAAGAAAATCCGGCTGAATACAGAGAAACCAATGGATTTCGTATTCCTAAAGGACGAGCTATTGGTGAGAAAAGTTCAACTGTAAAAGAGAAAGCGACATGGAGGTCTTCCGCACCTTTTTCAAGTGTTCCTGCTTTTCGCTTAAAACCAGCTGTTCCTAAACACTCTGACTCTCCTTATTTAAATGAATTTAAAGAGAGCGGTATTGAATTAGATTCGAACCAATGGAAAGCTGTTACACATTCAGAAGGACCGCTCCTTATTCTAGCCGGTGCAGGAAGCGGAAAAACGCGTGTATTAACAGCTCGCACCGCATATATGATACAAGAAAAACAAATTGATCCAAAATCCATTATGCTGGTGACTTTCACGGCTAAATCAGCTAAAGAAATGAAAGAACGATTGGCTACATACCCAAAGATGTCCGGCTTACATCTTCGTCAAATGCTAGTTGGAACTTTTCACAGCATTTTCTTACGTATGATTGTTCATCATAATCCTCAAGCGTGGCAAATGGACCGCCTGCTAAAATGGGATTGGCAAAAAGAACAGATTGTGAAAGAAGCAGCAAGAGAGCTCCACGTGGATGAAAAAGATTTTCCGTTTGATCAGGCACTTCAGCAAATCGGCTATTGGAAAAACACGCTTGTTGGCGTGAAAGATGTTCGCCCAAAAGACAAATGGGAACAAGATGTGCACTTTTTATATCGTCGCTATGAAGAAGTCAAAAAACAAAAACAGCTATTCGATTTTGATGACATGCTGTATGGATGTTATGAAATGCTAAAACAAAATCCCGATTTACTAACTCGTTATCAAAAAAGGTTTCGCTATTTTTTAATTGACGAATTTCAAGATATCAATAAAGTTCAATATAAAATTATGAAAATGCTAAGTGAAGACTCTAAAAACTTGTGTGTCGTAGGAGATGATGATCAATCAATTTACGCTTTCCGCGGAAGCGACCCTTCGTTCATTTTAAACTTTGAAAAAGATTTTGCTAATACAACTGTTATTACGTTAAACCAAAATTATCGTTCAGCTCACGCCATCGTTTCTTCCGCTAATAAAGTCATTGCACGAAATACAGCGCGCCGACAAAAAGAAATGGCTGCCCAGTTTGACAATGAGTTGCGACCTACATTCTTCTTTCCATACGACGAAGAAGAAGAAGCAACAATGATTGTAACGGATATGAAAGAAAAGATTAAGCAAGGGGCTTCTCCAACTGACTTCGCGGTCTTGTACCGAACTCACGCTTCTTCACGCGCCATCTTTGAACGTTTATCGCAGTCAAACCTGCCATTTTCAATCGAACAAGATGCGGATTCGTTTTATAAAAGACGAATGGTTCGAAGTTTACTTTCATTTCTACGCTTGAGCGTGAATCCAAATGACGCAAGTTCGCTACAAGATTTAGTAAACGCGCTCTTTTTAAAGAAAACAGCGGTCAATGACTTAAAAGCAGCAAGTATTCTTCATGATGGTACATTTATTGATGCGCTTGAATATCTTCAAGATTTAAAACCGTTTCAGCAAAAAAAGCTCAAGAAAGTAATTCCTTTATTCAAGTCGCTAAAATCAATGTCTCCTTCTTTGGCACTTGAGACCATTTCTAAAGATATGGGATTCGATGATTTTGTTAAAAAACGCGGAAATGAAGGAAATATGATGGAAAAAGGTTCGGATGACGTGCGGGATTTAAAAGTTGTAGCACGTAAATTCAAAACCGTCCCTGAACTCTTAGAGCATGTGGATCATATGATTGCCATGAACACAGAGATGAAGGCTTTAAGCAAGCAATTTAATGAAAGTATTCAGCTAACCACAATTCACCGAGCAAAGGGTCTTGAATATAAGCATGTATACGTACTGAGCAGTGTAGATGGAGGATTGCCTCATGATTATGCACTCGAAGCTTATCGAGGCGGAGATGATATGCCGCTTCAAGAAGAACGCCGCCTTTTATATGTAGCAATGACGCGTGCACAAAATTCACTTTACTTATCCGTTCCGCAAACTAGAAGAGGTAAAACTGCTTATCCTTCAAGATTCCTGAAGACGTTTATAAAAAAAGTGTAA
- a CDS encoding DUF421 domain-containing protein codes for MDELIGIALELFIGFICLFILTKFLGRATITQLTTFDFISALVLGELVGNALYDSEVGIGKILFSVIFWGALIYVTEVITQKNIRLRLFLEGRPSIIIRKGKISYKELSKNRLDIDQLLHMLRSKDIFSIREVEYAILETNGSLSVLPKSDYAKPTRSDLQLPPSEPVLSIAFVSDGRLLLKNLIQSGFDEDWLKTQLKKQGFTDYKQVLYAEWQEGSTLFIESY; via the coding sequence ATGGATGAACTTATCGGAATTGCATTAGAACTCTTTATCGGATTTATCTGCTTGTTTATTTTAACTAAATTTTTAGGTAGAGCGACGATCACTCAGCTTACCACTTTTGATTTTATCTCTGCTCTTGTATTAGGAGAGTTAGTAGGAAATGCGTTATATGACTCAGAAGTAGGAATAGGCAAAATTTTATTTTCTGTTATCTTTTGGGGAGCGCTTATTTATGTCACCGAAGTTATTACTCAAAAAAATATTCGCCTGCGTTTGTTTTTAGAAGGACGGCCATCTATTATTATTCGAAAAGGGAAAATTTCGTACAAAGAACTTAGCAAAAATCGATTAGATATCGATCAGCTTCTTCATATGCTTCGTTCAAAAGACATATTTTCCATTCGTGAAGTTGAATATGCGATTTTAGAAACAAATGGATCACTAAGCGTATTGCCAAAATCTGATTATGCTAAGCCAACAAGAAGCGATCTACAGCTGCCTCCTTCTGAACCTGTTTTATCTATCGCCTTCGTCAGTGATGGACGTTTGCTTTTGAAAAACTTGATTCAGTCAGGTTTTGATGAAGACTGGTTAAAGACACAGTTGAAAAAACAGGGATTTACCGACTATAAACAGGTGCTTTATGCTGAATGGCAGGAGGGCAGTACACTTTTTATTGAATCTTACTAA
- a CDS encoding GNAT family N-acetyltransferase, producing the protein MNIKVLTNKQDHSDAYFVRQKVFVEEQQVDVEQEIDEYDSEALHLVVYKGTAPIGAGRFRMVEDYGKAERICVLSSYRKDGVGKLLMDKLEALAAEHEIEKIKLHAQTHAEGFYKKLGYVTVSGEFMDAGIPHVEMVKKLSKKH; encoded by the coding sequence GTGAACATCAAAGTACTAACGAACAAGCAAGATCATTCTGATGCTTACTTCGTACGTCAAAAAGTATTTGTAGAAGAACAGCAGGTTGATGTAGAGCAAGAAATCGATGAATACGATTCCGAAGCCCTGCATTTAGTTGTATACAAAGGAACTGCACCAATTGGGGCAGGACGCTTCCGTATGGTAGAGGACTATGGAAAAGCCGAACGAATCTGCGTTCTTTCTTCTTATCGAAAAGACGGTGTAGGAAAGCTTTTGATGGATAAGTTAGAAGCGCTCGCAGCAGAGCATGAGATTGAAAAGATTAAGCTGCATGCTCAAACGCATGCGGAAGGATTTTATAAAAAGCTAGGCTACGTAACGGTTTCAGGTGAATTTATGGATGCTGGAATTCCACATGTAGAGATGGTAAAGAAACTAAGTAAAAAACACTAG
- a CDS encoding YjcG family protein, whose translation MKFGVVLFPSKKLQDVANSYRKRYDSHYSLIPPHLTLKEVFEATEDQIDEIAANLRKIAEETNPFTLNVTKVSSFSPANNVIYLKVEQKPELTSLYNKLHEGNLEQPTEYSFIPHITIGQRLSDDEHLDVYSQLKLVDVAHEETVDRFHLMYQLENETWTVFETFRLGKG comes from the coding sequence ATGAAATTTGGCGTTGTACTTTTTCCATCTAAAAAATTGCAAGATGTAGCGAATTCTTATCGAAAGCGCTATGATTCTCACTATTCATTAATTCCGCCTCATCTTACATTAAAAGAAGTCTTTGAAGCTACAGAAGACCAAATTGATGAAATTGCGGCTAACTTGCGTAAAATTGCCGAAGAAACAAATCCATTTACATTAAATGTAACGAAAGTAAGCTCATTTTCACCAGCCAATAACGTTATTTACTTAAAAGTGGAACAAAAACCAGAACTGACGTCACTTTACAATAAACTTCATGAAGGCAATCTCGAACAGCCAACTGAGTATTCATTTATTCCGCACATCACTATTGGTCAACGCCTTTCAGATGATGAGCACTTAGACGTGTATAGCCAGTTGAAGCTTGTAGATGTCGCTCATGAAGAAACAGTGGATCGCTTTCATTTAATGTACCAGCTTGAAAATGAAACATGGACTGTGTTTGAAACATTTCGTCTTGGAAAGGGATAA
- a CDS encoding alpha/beta hydrolase has translation MSESKRKLEEISFYSDALQEDVTLLVYLPSNYSTLYKYSLLIAQDGKDYVMYGRTPRLIDDLMNESEIDRTIFVGIPYKSVEDRRDKYHPEGNQVDAYIRFLAHELVPFLDKTYPTYQMGKSRVLIGDSLAATVSLLTAIAYPHTFGKVIMHSPFVNDAVLQTVNSFASPSLLDLYHVIGTEETDVKTTQDGILNFIEPNRLLHEQMKQRGYSVFYEEFNGNHTWKYWQKDVKRSLQYMLK, from the coding sequence ATGTCAGAAAGTAAGCGGAAGTTAGAAGAAATTTCTTTTTATAGTGACGCACTGCAAGAAGATGTCACGTTACTAGTCTATTTGCCGTCAAACTATTCTACGCTCTATAAGTATTCCTTACTTATTGCCCAAGACGGAAAAGATTATGTTATGTACGGACGGACACCTCGTTTAATTGATGATTTAATGAACGAGTCGGAAATCGATCGTACTATTTTTGTTGGAATTCCATATAAAAGCGTGGAAGACAGACGCGATAAGTATCATCCAGAAGGAAATCAAGTAGATGCTTACATTCGCTTTTTAGCACATGAACTTGTGCCATTTTTGGACAAAACATATCCTACATATCAAATGGGAAAATCGCGTGTTCTAATTGGTGATTCGCTTGCTGCTACAGTTTCCCTGCTGACGGCAATTGCGTATCCTCACACGTTCGGGAAAGTAATTATGCATTCTCCTTTCGTGAACGATGCTGTATTACAAACGGTCAACTCATTTGCTTCTCCTTCACTTCTGGATTTGTATCATGTTATTGGAACTGAAGAAACGGATGTAAAAACAACACAAGATGGTATATTGAATTTTATTGAGCCTAACCGCCTGTTGCACGAACAAATGAAGCAGCGTGGATATTCTGTTTTCTACGAAGAATTTAATGGAAATCATACGTGGAAATACTGGCAAAAAGACGTAAAGCGTTCGCTTCAATATATGTTGAAGTAG
- a CDS encoding phosphatidylglycerophosphatase A family protein has product MTAKKIPTSKEVAKATFDLLEERGVTVLDIAEIVYDLQLPYHPALTIQECAESVERVLQKREIQHALLVGIELDKLAEQNKLSEPLQSIVEQDEGLFGVDETIALGAVLTYGSIAVTTFGYLDKVKVGIIEKLDCKKEKGVNTFLDDLVASVASSAASRLAHRQRDEQEQLQEGNPAT; this is encoded by the coding sequence ATGACAGCGAAAAAAATCCCAACGAGCAAAGAAGTAGCAAAGGCAACATTTGATTTGCTAGAAGAGCGTGGCGTAACAGTTTTGGATATTGCTGAAATTGTGTATGATTTACAGCTTCCTTATCATCCAGCTCTAACCATTCAGGAATGCGCTGAAAGCGTAGAAAGAGTACTGCAAAAGAGAGAAATTCAGCATGCGCTTCTAGTTGGAATCGAACTTGATAAGTTAGCTGAGCAAAATAAATTATCAGAACCTCTTCAAAGTATTGTAGAACAAGACGAAGGGTTGTTTGGTGTTGATGAAACGATTGCTTTAGGTGCCGTTTTAACCTATGGCAGTATCGCTGTTACGACCTTTGGCTATTTAGATAAAGTAAAAGTAGGCATTATTGAAAAGCTGGACTGTAAAAAAGAAAAAGGAGTTAATACCTTTTTAGATGATTTAGTAGCGAGCGTAGCTTCTAGTGCGGCAAGTCGTTTAGCTCACCGTCAGCGTGATGAACAAGAACAGCTGCAAGAAGGCAATCCGGCTACGTAA
- a CDS encoding GNAT family N-acetyltransferase: MDIIYRTAKLDDYTEVNKILGESLELHANALPSMFDNQMAVLSPEQYQATLYYATIDILVAQYRNQIIGASVVELKYNPPTTLAPLSYTAYIQYFGVKKGFQNYGVGKGLFSATKQWAVQKGANDLQLTVWAFNEKARAFYESLGLKNLSYLMTTSLQS; encoded by the coding sequence ATGGATATTATCTATCGCACTGCAAAACTAGATGATTATACAGAAGTAAATAAAATATTAGGGGAATCACTAGAACTCCACGCAAATGCGCTTCCTTCTATGTTTGATAATCAAATGGCTGTTTTATCTCCTGAACAATATCAAGCTACTCTTTATTATGCAACCATTGATATTCTTGTAGCTCAATATCGAAATCAAATTATTGGGGCGTCTGTTGTTGAATTAAAATATAACCCTCCCACCACATTAGCTCCTCTTTCCTACACAGCGTACATCCAATATTTTGGCGTTAAGAAAGGCTTTCAAAATTATGGCGTAGGAAAAGGTCTTTTTTCTGCTACGAAACAGTGGGCTGTACAAAAAGGAGCAAATGACCTCCAGCTTACCGTATGGGCATTTAACGAGAAAGCACGTGCTTTTTATGAAAGTCTTGGGCTGAAAAACTTAAGCTACCTTATGACTACTTCACTACAGTCATAA
- a CDS encoding MurR/RpiR family transcriptional regulator, whose translation MTQNCLGKIRSHYARFSEKEKKIANYILEQPEQIIHSTINEVADDLNVADATVFRFCKRIGFKGYQAMKIALAAEIMTPIQQIHEEIAETDNEKTIAEKIFRSNVRTLENTLQILESNAIEKAVKLLMKADKVQFYGTGGSSVVAMDAFHKFVRTGIKTFAFIDSHFQLMSASQLTKQDVAVVISHSGTNKDTMNILNTAKANGAKTIGITGFPKSPLSQNVDVSLYTSSEETEYRSEALASRIGQLSLIDALYVNVMIANKDASKHSLEKVRDAIAETRI comes from the coding sequence ATGACGCAAAATTGCTTAGGAAAAATTCGTTCTCACTATGCTAGATTCAGTGAAAAAGAGAAAAAAATAGCAAATTATATTTTAGAACAGCCGGAACAAATTATTCACAGTACCATTAACGAAGTGGCAGATGATTTAAATGTAGCTGATGCAACAGTCTTTCGCTTTTGTAAACGAATTGGCTTCAAGGGCTATCAAGCGATGAAAATAGCGCTGGCTGCTGAAATTATGACGCCTATTCAGCAGATTCACGAGGAAATTGCTGAAACGGATAATGAAAAAACGATTGCTGAAAAAATCTTTCGTTCTAATGTGCGAACGCTTGAAAATACATTACAAATACTAGAAAGCAACGCTATTGAAAAAGCCGTCAAACTTCTTATGAAGGCGGATAAAGTTCAGTTTTATGGCACGGGAGGCTCTTCAGTGGTGGCTATGGACGCTTTTCATAAATTTGTTCGAACAGGAATTAAAACGTTTGCATTTATTGATTCCCACTTCCAGCTTATGTCCGCTTCTCAATTAACGAAACAAGATGTAGCGGTAGTGATTTCTCATTCTGGAACAAATAAAGACACGATGAACATTTTAAATACAGCAAAAGCGAACGGTGCCAAAACGATCGGTATTACGGGTTTTCCTAAATCTCCATTAAGCCAAAATGTCGATGTTTCTCTTTATACGAGTTCAGAAGAAACAGAATATCGATCTGAAGCTCTTGCCTCGAGAATTGGACAGCTAAGCCTCATTGATGCTTTGTACGTTAATGTGATGATTGCGAATAAAGACGCCTCTAAACACTCACTTGAAAAAGTACGCGATGCCATTGCTGAAACTAGAATTTAA
- the gnd gene encoding phosphogluconate dehydrogenase (NAD(+)-dependent, decarboxylating): protein MKIGLIGLGKMGYNLSLNLMDNHHEVVAYDVNKEAVEKLSNEGAAGAFTVEELVNELPPSPKVVWIMVPAGEVTENVITELKELLSEGDIIIDGGNSNYKESVRRAHDLQEKGIYFFDVGTSGGMEGARNGACTMIGGDAEVFRTIEPIFNDICVENGFMYAGKSGSGHFLKMVHNGVEYGMMQSIAEGFEVLEKSQFDFDYEAVARVWNNGSVVRSWLMELTENAFSKDPKLDSIKGVMQSSGEGKWTVETALDLQTATPVIALSLMMRYRSLEEDTFTGKVVAALRNEFGGHGVVNK, encoded by the coding sequence ATGAAAATTGGATTAATCGGTTTAGGAAAAATGGGATATAATTTATCATTAAATTTAATGGACAACCATCATGAAGTAGTAGCTTATGATGTAAATAAAGAAGCGGTAGAAAAACTTTCAAATGAAGGAGCAGCTGGTGCCTTTACTGTTGAAGAGTTAGTCAATGAACTGCCCCCTTCACCTAAAGTTGTATGGATTATGGTTCCGGCTGGAGAAGTAACGGAAAATGTTATTACAGAACTAAAAGAACTTCTGTCAGAAGGAGATATTATAATAGATGGAGGAAACTCTAATTATAAAGAATCCGTTCGACGTGCTCATGATCTTCAGGAAAAAGGTATTTACTTCTTTGATGTAGGGACAAGCGGCGGAATGGAAGGCGCAAGAAACGGAGCGTGTACAATGATCGGCGGAGATGCGGAAGTATTCCGTACAATTGAACCGATTTTTAATGATATTTGCGTAGAAAATGGATTTATGTACGCAGGTAAAAGCGGAAGCGGTCACTTTTTAAAAATGGTTCACAATGGTGTAGAATATGGAATGATGCAATCCATTGCTGAAGGATTTGAAGTTCTGGAAAAAAGTCAGTTTGATTTCGACTATGAAGCCGTAGCGCGCGTTTGGAATAACGGATCTGTTGTTCGTTCTTGGTTAATGGAACTAACGGAAAATGCGTTTTCAAAAGATCCTAAACTAGATAGTATTAAAGGAGTCATGCAGTCTTCTGGTGAAGGGAAATGGACCGTAGAGACTGCTCTTGATCTTCAAACGGCAACTCCTGTTATTGCTTTATCGCTAATGATGCGCTATCGTTCATTAGAGGAAGATACATTTACAGGAAAAGTTGTAGCAGCACTTCGAAATGAATTCGGCGGTCACGGTGTTGTAAATAAGTAA
- the gntK gene encoding gluconokinase gives MSKKYAIGVDIGTTSTKSVLFSVDGTVIANHGIEYPLYSPTPAMAEQDPEEIFQAVVRTIQTVVKTSDVKPEDILCVSFSSAMHSVIAVDQQGKPLTKCITWADNRSAEWTEKIKNEYNGHEIYLRTGTPIHPMSPLSKLTWLSNEQPELVKGTHKFISIKEYVFFKLFNEYVIDYSIASATGLFNLKNLAWDEEALKVAGVTTDQLSTPVSTMHQLKGLNPELAVDMHLLPDTPFIVGASDGVLSNLGVNAIEPGVVAVTIGTSGAIRAVTDKPVVDPKGRIFCYALTEDHWVIGGPVNNGGMIFRWARDQFGASEIETAKRLGKDPYEVLTDIAALVKPGADGLLFHPYLSGERAPLWDANAKGSFFGLGLHHKKEHMIRAVLEGVIFNLYTVLLALEELIGEPTKIQATGGFARSALWRQMMADIFNQEVSVPESFESSCLGAVILGLYSLGEVDSLNVVSDMVGATNHHYPIKENSEVYKELTAIYIRLARLFKEEYESITAFQKKYVH, from the coding sequence ATGAGCAAAAAATATGCAATAGGTGTAGATATCGGAACAACGAGTACAAAGTCTGTATTGTTTTCAGTAGACGGTACAGTCATTGCGAATCATGGGATTGAGTATCCATTATACTCGCCGACGCCCGCGATGGCTGAGCAAGATCCTGAAGAAATTTTTCAAGCAGTTGTACGTACAATTCAAACGGTTGTAAAAACGAGCGATGTAAAACCTGAGGATATTTTATGCGTTTCATTCAGCTCAGCTATGCACAGTGTTATTGCCGTTGATCAGCAGGGAAAACCGCTGACAAAATGTATCACGTGGGCGGATAATAGAAGTGCAGAATGGACGGAAAAAATTAAAAATGAATACAACGGTCATGAGATTTATTTACGTACGGGTACGCCTATTCATCCGATGTCGCCGCTTTCCAAGCTAACATGGCTTTCTAATGAACAGCCTGAATTAGTGAAGGGAACACATAAATTTATTTCGATTAAAGAATATGTATTCTTTAAGTTGTTTAACGAATATGTTATCGACTATTCGATTGCATCAGCAACGGGTTTGTTTAATCTGAAAAATCTTGCGTGGGATGAAGAAGCACTTAAAGTAGCAGGTGTTACAACTGATCAGTTATCCACTCCTGTTTCAACAATGCATCAGTTAAAAGGGTTAAACCCAGAACTTGCAGTTGACATGCATTTACTTCCAGATACGCCCTTTATTGTAGGTGCAAGTGACGGTGTATTATCAAATTTAGGCGTAAATGCAATTGAACCAGGCGTTGTTGCTGTGACAATCGGGACAAGTGGAGCTATTCGAGCAGTGACTGACAAGCCAGTAGTCGATCCTAAAGGTCGTATTTTCTGTTATGCGTTAACAGAAGACCACTGGGTAATTGGCGGCCCTGTAAATAACGGAGGCATGATTTTCAGATGGGCTCGCGATCAGTTTGGAGCGTCCGAAATAGAAACAGCTAAACGCCTTGGAAAAGATCCGTATGAAGTATTAACGGATATTGCGGCTTTAGTGAAACCAGGAGCAGACGGCTTATTGTTTCATCCATACCTTTCAGGAGAGCGTGCGCCGCTTTGGGATGCAAATGCTAAAGGCTCATTTTTTGGCCTAGGTTTGCATCATAAAAAAGAACATATGATTCGTGCCGTACTAGAAGGCGTTATTTTTAACTTATATACGGTGTTATTGGCACTTGAAGAGTTAATTGGAGAGCCTACAAAAATCCAGGCAACAGGCGGATTTGCACGTTCTGCACTTTGGCGTCAAATGATGGCAGATATTTTTAACCAAGAAGTGTCCGTGCCGGAAAGTTTTGAAAGTTCATGTCTAGGAGCAGTTATCCTTGGCTTATATAGCCTTGGCGAAGTTGACTCATTAAACGTTGTTTCTGATATGGTTGGAGCGACTAATCATCATTATCCAATCAAAGAAAACAGTGAAGTATATAAAGAGTTAACGGCTATCTATATTCGTTTGGCTCGCTTATTTAAAGAAGAATACGAAAGCATTACGGCTTTTCAAAAAAAATACGTACATTAA
- a CDS encoding NCS1 family nucleobase:cation symporter-1: MKTQIEQDGIVTLTDETHNQLSGSDLWNEDLRPTTMKEHSWKGVNFATLWIGMCLCIPAYTMASGMMTLGMNWWQAIGTIFLGNVIVLIPILLNSHAGTKFGIPYPVFARLWFGDKGAHIPALARAIVAAGWFGINTWIGTEAIDTLLSASFSSWNGLAGHTAIVFALFWLLNVGVAYKGPQAIKVLGAIAAPVIGISAIILFIWAYTNSGGWGPILSTPSKFTSTGEFLAVFFPALTGVIAFWATLALNIPDFCRYARSQKSQMVAQTFSLPLTMSIFSFIGIAVTSATIVIFGEAIWDPVALVAKFPPFIIFLGTIVIVLSSLTINVGANIVAPARAIENLNPKKITFAMGALVTGIFAILLQPWYIMSNFGNYIFGWLGTYGALLGPIDGIAIADYWLVRRRQMALKDLYEVNGRYSYSTGFNKNGIYALVIGVAIPVLGLLIPGLRFLWDNAWTFGLFISIIAYTYLMRGDKSVLAPGEYEEITLKTSEKPIIDSQTADPTITK, translated from the coding sequence ATGAAAACACAAATCGAGCAAGATGGAATTGTGACGCTCACAGATGAGACGCACAATCAGCTGAGCGGCAGTGACCTTTGGAATGAGGATTTACGTCCGACTACGATGAAAGAGCATTCTTGGAAAGGAGTTAACTTTGCCACGCTTTGGATTGGGATGTGTCTGTGTATTCCAGCTTACACAATGGCGAGCGGAATGATGACGCTTGGAATGAACTGGTGGCAAGCAATTGGTACAATCTTTTTAGGAAATGTTATTGTTCTTATTCCTATTTTGCTTAATTCTCACGCTGGAACCAAGTTTGGCATTCCTTATCCAGTATTTGCACGCCTGTGGTTTGGAGATAAAGGAGCACATATCCCAGCACTGGCTAGGGCCATTGTGGCTGCTGGGTGGTTTGGAATTAATACATGGATTGGAACGGAAGCAATTGATACACTGCTAAGCGCTTCGTTTTCGTCTTGGAATGGTTTAGCTGGTCATACAGCCATTGTATTTGCTCTCTTTTGGCTTTTAAATGTAGGAGTGGCATATAAAGGACCGCAAGCGATTAAAGTATTAGGAGCGATTGCTGCTCCGGTTATTGGTATTTCAGCTATTATTCTTTTTATATGGGCTTATACAAACTCGGGAGGGTGGGGCCCCATTTTATCTACGCCTTCTAAATTTACATCAACCGGAGAATTTCTAGCTGTATTTTTCCCTGCTTTAACCGGAGTCATTGCATTTTGGGCGACGCTCGCTTTGAACATTCCTGATTTTTGTCGATATGCTAGAAGTCAGAAATCTCAAATGGTTGCGCAAACCTTCTCTTTGCCATTGACGATGAGTATTTTTTCATTTATTGGAATTGCTGTTACCTCAGCAACAATTGTTATATTTGGAGAAGCTATTTGGGATCCAGTGGCGTTAGTAGCTAAATTCCCTCCGTTTATCATTTTCTTAGGAACAATCGTTATCGTGCTTTCTTCTTTAACGATTAATGTGGGAGCAAATATTGTCGCGCCAGCCCGTGCAATTGAGAATCTGAATCCAAAGAAAATCACGTTTGCGATGGGGGCGCTAGTGACCGGTATTTTTGCTATTTTACTTCAGCCATGGTACATTATGTCTAATTTCGGGAACTATATCTTCGGCTGGCTTGGAACATACGGAGCGCTGCTTGGTCCTATAGACGGCATCGCCATTGCTGACTACTGGCTTGTAAGAAGGAGACAAATGGCATTAAAGGATTTATATGAGGTAAACGGTCGCTACAGTTATTCAACAGGTTTTAATAAAAATGGTATTTATGCATTAGTAATTGGCGTGGCCATACCCGTTTTAGGCTTACTGATTCCCGGACTGCGCTTTTTATGGGATAATGCCTGGACATTTGGTCTATTCATTTCTATCATTGCTTATACGTATCTCATGAGAGGAGATAAAAGTGTATTAGCGCCGGGGGAATATGAAGAAATAACGTTAAAAACAAGCGAAAAACCGATTATCGACAGTCAAACGGCTGATCCAACCATCACCAAATAA